One Oryza sativa Japonica Group chromosome 8, ASM3414082v1 DNA window includes the following coding sequences:
- the LOC4346195 gene encoding large ribosomal subunit protein uL30z: protein MMAEEGTQQLPYVRETVLKKRKVNEDWAVKNRERKAAKRQRRRDDGKGAIKRPEDFVREFRNKELDFVRMKTRLKVRKLPPAETLNSKLVFAIRIPGTMDLHPHMRRILRKLRLTQVLTGVFLKATDATMKRLLVVEPFITYGFPNLKNVKDLIYKKGRGFLDKEPFPLTSNDLIEKALGEYGIICLEDLVHEIASVGPHFREASNFLMPFKLKCPERRLQMKKKPFKDGGDSGNREDKINELIEKLN, encoded by the exons ATGATGGCGGAGGAGGGGACGCAGCAGCTGCCGTACGTGCGGGAGACGGTGCTGAAGAAGCGGAAGGTGAACGAGGACTGGGCGGTCAAGAACCGGGAGCGGAAGGCGGCCAAgaggcagcgccgccgcgacgacggcaAGGGCGCCATCAAGAGGCCCGAGGACTTCGTCAGGGAGTTCCGCAACAAGGAGCTCGACTTCGTCCGGATGAAGACCCGCCTCAAGGTCCGCAAGCTCCCCCCCGCCGAGACCCTCAACTCCAAGCTCGTCTTCGCGATTCGCATCCCTGG CACAATGGACTTGCATCCACACATGAGGAGGATTTTGCGCAAGCTGCGGCTGACGCAGGTCCTCACCGGCGTGTTCCTCAAGGCCACTGACGCTACTATGAAGAGGCTTCTTGTTGTGGAGCCGTTTATCACTTATGG GTTCCCAAATTTGAAGAATGTGAAGGATCTTATTTACAAGAAGGGCCGTGGGTTCCTGGACAAGGAACCTTTCCCTCTTACCAGCAATGATCTCATTGAGAAG GCTCTGGGAGAATATGGCATCATATGTTTGGAAGATCTTGTGCATGAAATCGCATCAGTTGGCCCACACTTCAGAGAAGCTTCAAATTTCCTCATGCCCTTCAAGCTCAAGTGTCCAGAGAGGAGGTTGCAGATGAAGAAGAAACCCTTCAAGGATGGTGGTGACTCAGGGAACCGCGAAGATAAAATCAATGAATTAATTGAGAAGTTGAATTAG
- the LOC4346194 gene encoding methionine aminopeptidase 2A isoform X3 gives MVRGSVDVAIKEMEALCIGQNQETKEEVGFETQEASLKASKVADSKGAPYSPPENDDDAEVDYPSQDGAQGTVIAAKKKKKKSKAKKKKGPLQQTDPPSIPVDELFPSGEFPEGEIQHYKDDNLWRTTSEEKRELERLQKPMYNAVRRAAEVHRQVRKYMRSILKPGMLMIDLCETLENMVRKLIKENGLEAGIAFPTGCSLNCVAAHWTPNGGDKTVLQYDDVMKLDFGTHINGYIVDSAFTVAFNPMFDPLLQASRDATNAGVKEAGIDARLCDVGAAIQEVMESYEVEINGKVFQVKSVRNLNGHGIGPYQIHFGKSVPVVKGGEQTKMEEGEFYAIETFGSTGKGYVREDLECSHYMKNFDVGHVPLRAAKAKQLLVTINNNFGTLAFCRRYLDRLGETKYLMALKNLCDAGIVEPCPPMCDVRGSYVSQSEHTILLRPTCKEVISRGDDY, from the exons ATGGTTCGCGGTTCTGTTGATGTGGCAATCAAGGAGATGGAGGCTTTATGTATCGGACAAAATCAAGAAACCAAA GAGGAAGTCGGTTTTGAAACACAGGAGGCCTCATTAAAAGCAAGCAAAGTTGCAGATAGCAAAGGAGCTCCGTACTCACCACCAGAAAATGATGATGATGCAGAAGTGGACTATCCGTCTCAAGATGGAGCACAAG GAACAGTAATAGCTgccaagaagaaaaagaagaaaagcaaagcgaa AAAGAAGAAGGGACCTCTTCAGCAGACAGATCCTCCATCGATCCCTGTTGATGAACTCTTCCCATCAGGAGAATTTCCTGAGGGTGAGATCCAACACTATAAGGATGA TAACTTATGGAGGACAACTAGTGAAGAAAAGCGGGAACTGGAAAGATTGCAAAAGCCAATGTACAATGCTGTTCGTCGGGCAGCAGAAGTTCATAGACAG GTCCGGAAGTATATGAGAAGCATTTTGAAGCCCGGGATGCTAATGATTGATCTATGTGAAACTTTGGAAAACATGGTCAGGAAACTTATCAAGGAGAATGGATTGGAAGCTGGTATTGCCTTTCCAACAGGATGCTCCTTGAATTG TGTTGCAGCTCACTGGACTCCAAATGGTGGTGATAAAACTGTACTACAATATGATGATGTGATGAAGCTGGATTTTGGGACACATATAAATG GGTACATAGTTGATAGCGCATTCACTGTTGCATTCAATCCCATGTTTGATCCATTGCTTCAAGCATCAAGAGATGCCACAAATGCTGGTGTTAAG GAAGCTGGAATAGATGCACGGCTATGTGATGTTGGCGCAGCAATTCAAGAAGTCATGGAATCATATGAGGTTGAAATTAATGGAAAAGTATTCCAAG TAAAAAGTGTGCGGAACCTCAATGGACACGGCATTGGGCCATACCAAATCCATTTTGGGAAATCAGTTCCAGTTGTGAAAGGTGGTGAACAAACAAAGATGGAGGAGGGGGAATTTTATGCCATTGAAACTTTTGGATCTACAG GAAAGGGATATGTCAGGGAAGACTTAGAATGCAGCCATTATATGAAGAACTTTGATGTTGGCCATGTACCTTTGAGGGCAGCAAAAGCTAAGCAACTACTTGTGACGATAAACAACAATTTCGGAACACTTGCCTTCTGCCGGAGGTATCTGGACCGGCTTGGTGAGACCAAGTACCTCATGGCACTGAAAAATCTGTGCGATGCTGGCATTGTTGAG CCATGTCCTCCAATGTGTGATGTGAGGGGAAGCTATGTGTCACAATCTGAACACACCATTTTGCTCCGGCCAACCTGCAAGGAAGTCATATCCAGAGGTGATGATTATTGA
- the LOC4346194 gene encoding methionine aminopeptidase 2A isoform X4, which yields MVRGSVDVAIKEMEALCIGQNQETKEEVGFETQEASLKASKVADSKGAPYSPPENDDDAEVDYPSQDGAQVIAAKKKKKKSKAKKKKGPLQQTDPPSIPVDELFPSGEFPEGEIQHYKDDNLWRTTSEEKRELERLQKPMYNAVRRAAEVHRQVRKYMRSILKPGMLMIDLCETLENMVRKLIKENGLEAGIAFPTGCSLNCVAAHWTPNGGDKTVLQYDDVMKLDFGTHINGYIVDSAFTVAFNPMFDPLLQASRDATNAGVKEAGIDARLCDVGAAIQEVMESYEVEINGKVFQVKSVRNLNGHGIGPYQIHFGKSVPVVKGGEQTKMEEGEFYAIETFGSTGKGYVREDLECSHYMKNFDVGHVPLRAAKAKQLLVTINNNFGTLAFCRRYLDRLGETKYLMALKNLCDAGIVEPCPPMCDVRGSYVSQSEHTILLRPTCKEVISRGDDY from the exons ATGGTTCGCGGTTCTGTTGATGTGGCAATCAAGGAGATGGAGGCTTTATGTATCGGACAAAATCAAGAAACCAAA GAGGAAGTCGGTTTTGAAACACAGGAGGCCTCATTAAAAGCAAGCAAAGTTGCAGATAGCAAAGGAGCTCCGTACTCACCACCAGAAAATGATGATGATGCAGAAGTGGACTATCCGTCTCAAGATGGAGCACAAG TAATAGCTgccaagaagaaaaagaagaaaagcaaagcgaa AAAGAAGAAGGGACCTCTTCAGCAGACAGATCCTCCATCGATCCCTGTTGATGAACTCTTCCCATCAGGAGAATTTCCTGAGGGTGAGATCCAACACTATAAGGATGA TAACTTATGGAGGACAACTAGTGAAGAAAAGCGGGAACTGGAAAGATTGCAAAAGCCAATGTACAATGCTGTTCGTCGGGCAGCAGAAGTTCATAGACAG GTCCGGAAGTATATGAGAAGCATTTTGAAGCCCGGGATGCTAATGATTGATCTATGTGAAACTTTGGAAAACATGGTCAGGAAACTTATCAAGGAGAATGGATTGGAAGCTGGTATTGCCTTTCCAACAGGATGCTCCTTGAATTG TGTTGCAGCTCACTGGACTCCAAATGGTGGTGATAAAACTGTACTACAATATGATGATGTGATGAAGCTGGATTTTGGGACACATATAAATG GGTACATAGTTGATAGCGCATTCACTGTTGCATTCAATCCCATGTTTGATCCATTGCTTCAAGCATCAAGAGATGCCACAAATGCTGGTGTTAAG GAAGCTGGAATAGATGCACGGCTATGTGATGTTGGCGCAGCAATTCAAGAAGTCATGGAATCATATGAGGTTGAAATTAATGGAAAAGTATTCCAAG TAAAAAGTGTGCGGAACCTCAATGGACACGGCATTGGGCCATACCAAATCCATTTTGGGAAATCAGTTCCAGTTGTGAAAGGTGGTGAACAAACAAAGATGGAGGAGGGGGAATTTTATGCCATTGAAACTTTTGGATCTACAG GAAAGGGATATGTCAGGGAAGACTTAGAATGCAGCCATTATATGAAGAACTTTGATGTTGGCCATGTACCTTTGAGGGCAGCAAAAGCTAAGCAACTACTTGTGACGATAAACAACAATTTCGGAACACTTGCCTTCTGCCGGAGGTATCTGGACCGGCTTGGTGAGACCAAGTACCTCATGGCACTGAAAAATCTGTGCGATGCTGGCATTGTTGAG CCATGTCCTCCAATGTGTGATGTGAGGGGAAGCTATGTGTCACAATCTGAACACACCATTTTGCTCCGGCCAACCTGCAAGGAAGTCATATCCAGAGGTGATGATTATTGA
- the LOC4346194 gene encoding methionine aminopeptidase 2A isoform X1 has translation MSCEGWSMVAAAPWPRAFRVDSRRLVIIYWILIIYSCNMVRGSVDVAIKEMEALCIGQNQETKEEVGFETQEASLKASKVADSKGAPYSPPENDDDAEVDYPSQDGAQGTVIAAKKKKKKSKAKKKKGPLQQTDPPSIPVDELFPSGEFPEGEIQHYKDDNLWRTTSEEKRELERLQKPMYNAVRRAAEVHRQVRKYMRSILKPGMLMIDLCETLENMVRKLIKENGLEAGIAFPTGCSLNCVAAHWTPNGGDKTVLQYDDVMKLDFGTHINGYIVDSAFTVAFNPMFDPLLQASRDATNAGVKEAGIDARLCDVGAAIQEVMESYEVEINGKVFQVKSVRNLNGHGIGPYQIHFGKSVPVVKGGEQTKMEEGEFYAIETFGSTGKGYVREDLECSHYMKNFDVGHVPLRAAKAKQLLVTINNNFGTLAFCRRYLDRLGETKYLMALKNLCDAGIVEPCPPMCDVRGSYVSQSEHTILLRPTCKEVISRGDDY, from the exons ATGTCATGTGAGGGGTGGTCtatggtcgccgccgcgccatggccacGAGCTTTTCGTGTTGATTCTAGAAG GCTTGTAATAATTTATTGGATTTTGATAATTTATTCGTGCAATATGGTTCGCGGTTCTGTTGATGTGGCAATCAAGGAGATGGAGGCTTTATGTATCGGACAAAATCAAGAAACCAAA GAGGAAGTCGGTTTTGAAACACAGGAGGCCTCATTAAAAGCAAGCAAAGTTGCAGATAGCAAAGGAGCTCCGTACTCACCACCAGAAAATGATGATGATGCAGAAGTGGACTATCCGTCTCAAGATGGAGCACAAG GAACAGTAATAGCTgccaagaagaaaaagaagaaaagcaaagcgaa AAAGAAGAAGGGACCTCTTCAGCAGACAGATCCTCCATCGATCCCTGTTGATGAACTCTTCCCATCAGGAGAATTTCCTGAGGGTGAGATCCAACACTATAAGGATGA TAACTTATGGAGGACAACTAGTGAAGAAAAGCGGGAACTGGAAAGATTGCAAAAGCCAATGTACAATGCTGTTCGTCGGGCAGCAGAAGTTCATAGACAG GTCCGGAAGTATATGAGAAGCATTTTGAAGCCCGGGATGCTAATGATTGATCTATGTGAAACTTTGGAAAACATGGTCAGGAAACTTATCAAGGAGAATGGATTGGAAGCTGGTATTGCCTTTCCAACAGGATGCTCCTTGAATTG TGTTGCAGCTCACTGGACTCCAAATGGTGGTGATAAAACTGTACTACAATATGATGATGTGATGAAGCTGGATTTTGGGACACATATAAATG GGTACATAGTTGATAGCGCATTCACTGTTGCATTCAATCCCATGTTTGATCCATTGCTTCAAGCATCAAGAGATGCCACAAATGCTGGTGTTAAG GAAGCTGGAATAGATGCACGGCTATGTGATGTTGGCGCAGCAATTCAAGAAGTCATGGAATCATATGAGGTTGAAATTAATGGAAAAGTATTCCAAG TAAAAAGTGTGCGGAACCTCAATGGACACGGCATTGGGCCATACCAAATCCATTTTGGGAAATCAGTTCCAGTTGTGAAAGGTGGTGAACAAACAAAGATGGAGGAGGGGGAATTTTATGCCATTGAAACTTTTGGATCTACAG GAAAGGGATATGTCAGGGAAGACTTAGAATGCAGCCATTATATGAAGAACTTTGATGTTGGCCATGTACCTTTGAGGGCAGCAAAAGCTAAGCAACTACTTGTGACGATAAACAACAATTTCGGAACACTTGCCTTCTGCCGGAGGTATCTGGACCGGCTTGGTGAGACCAAGTACCTCATGGCACTGAAAAATCTGTGCGATGCTGGCATTGTTGAG CCATGTCCTCCAATGTGTGATGTGAGGGGAAGCTATGTGTCACAATCTGAACACACCATTTTGCTCCGGCCAACCTGCAAGGAAGTCATATCCAGAGGTGATGATTATTGA
- the LOC9272484 gene encoding uncharacterized protein, whose product MARPAAAVTVLLAVVVLVSVAASLPSAVVGDARFVARTCKRTNHTECVKMLSADRRSARATTVHQLAGIAVDIAAATVKSSAAAVYGKFLENHGQVLELTLLECWWMYDLAAGEAQAAVDAYSSGGAYLDVVRHQLAGYYAGIMCDNMIVRRSKVSPVADIDRTTATHCNIAVDLIGLLY is encoded by the coding sequence ATGGCGAGACCAGCTGCTGCCGTCaccgtcctcctcgccgtcgtcgtcctcgtctccgtcgccgcctccctcccctccgccgtcgtcggcgacgccCGCTTCGTCGCCCGCACGTGCAAGCGCACCAACCACACCGAGTGCGTGAAGATGCTCAGCGCCGACCGGCGGAGCGCCAGGGCCACCACCGTGCACCAGCTCGCCGGCATCGCGgtcgacatcgccgccgccaccgtgaagtccagcgccgccgccgtgtacgGCAAGTTCCTGGAGAATCACGGCCAGGTCCTCGAGCTGACGCTGCTCGAGTGCTGGTGGATgtacgacctcgccgccggcgaggcccagGCGGCGGTCGACGCCTACAGCTCCGGCGGCGCGTACCTCGACGTGGTCAGGCACCAGCTGGCCGGTTACTACGCCGGGATCATGTGCGACAACATGATCGTCCGCCGCTCGAAGGTCTCTCCGGTGGCCGACATCGacaggacgacggcgacgcactGTAACATCGCCGTCGATCTCATCGGGCTGCTTTACTAA
- the LOC4346194 gene encoding methionine aminopeptidase 2A isoform X2 — MSCEGWSMVAAAPWPRAFRVDSRRLVIIYWILIIYSCNMVRGSVDVAIKEMEALCIGQNQETKEEVGFETQEASLKASKVADSKGAPYSPPENDDDAEVDYPSQDGAQVIAAKKKKKKSKAKKKKGPLQQTDPPSIPVDELFPSGEFPEGEIQHYKDDNLWRTTSEEKRELERLQKPMYNAVRRAAEVHRQVRKYMRSILKPGMLMIDLCETLENMVRKLIKENGLEAGIAFPTGCSLNCVAAHWTPNGGDKTVLQYDDVMKLDFGTHINGYIVDSAFTVAFNPMFDPLLQASRDATNAGVKEAGIDARLCDVGAAIQEVMESYEVEINGKVFQVKSVRNLNGHGIGPYQIHFGKSVPVVKGGEQTKMEEGEFYAIETFGSTGKGYVREDLECSHYMKNFDVGHVPLRAAKAKQLLVTINNNFGTLAFCRRYLDRLGETKYLMALKNLCDAGIVEPCPPMCDVRGSYVSQSEHTILLRPTCKEVISRGDDY, encoded by the exons ATGTCATGTGAGGGGTGGTCtatggtcgccgccgcgccatggccacGAGCTTTTCGTGTTGATTCTAGAAG GCTTGTAATAATTTATTGGATTTTGATAATTTATTCGTGCAATATGGTTCGCGGTTCTGTTGATGTGGCAATCAAGGAGATGGAGGCTTTATGTATCGGACAAAATCAAGAAACCAAA GAGGAAGTCGGTTTTGAAACACAGGAGGCCTCATTAAAAGCAAGCAAAGTTGCAGATAGCAAAGGAGCTCCGTACTCACCACCAGAAAATGATGATGATGCAGAAGTGGACTATCCGTCTCAAGATGGAGCACAAG TAATAGCTgccaagaagaaaaagaagaaaagcaaagcgaa AAAGAAGAAGGGACCTCTTCAGCAGACAGATCCTCCATCGATCCCTGTTGATGAACTCTTCCCATCAGGAGAATTTCCTGAGGGTGAGATCCAACACTATAAGGATGA TAACTTATGGAGGACAACTAGTGAAGAAAAGCGGGAACTGGAAAGATTGCAAAAGCCAATGTACAATGCTGTTCGTCGGGCAGCAGAAGTTCATAGACAG GTCCGGAAGTATATGAGAAGCATTTTGAAGCCCGGGATGCTAATGATTGATCTATGTGAAACTTTGGAAAACATGGTCAGGAAACTTATCAAGGAGAATGGATTGGAAGCTGGTATTGCCTTTCCAACAGGATGCTCCTTGAATTG TGTTGCAGCTCACTGGACTCCAAATGGTGGTGATAAAACTGTACTACAATATGATGATGTGATGAAGCTGGATTTTGGGACACATATAAATG GGTACATAGTTGATAGCGCATTCACTGTTGCATTCAATCCCATGTTTGATCCATTGCTTCAAGCATCAAGAGATGCCACAAATGCTGGTGTTAAG GAAGCTGGAATAGATGCACGGCTATGTGATGTTGGCGCAGCAATTCAAGAAGTCATGGAATCATATGAGGTTGAAATTAATGGAAAAGTATTCCAAG TAAAAAGTGTGCGGAACCTCAATGGACACGGCATTGGGCCATACCAAATCCATTTTGGGAAATCAGTTCCAGTTGTGAAAGGTGGTGAACAAACAAAGATGGAGGAGGGGGAATTTTATGCCATTGAAACTTTTGGATCTACAG GAAAGGGATATGTCAGGGAAGACTTAGAATGCAGCCATTATATGAAGAACTTTGATGTTGGCCATGTACCTTTGAGGGCAGCAAAAGCTAAGCAACTACTTGTGACGATAAACAACAATTTCGGAACACTTGCCTTCTGCCGGAGGTATCTGGACCGGCTTGGTGAGACCAAGTACCTCATGGCACTGAAAAATCTGTGCGATGCTGGCATTGTTGAG CCATGTCCTCCAATGTGTGATGTGAGGGGAAGCTATGTGTCACAATCTGAACACACCATTTTGCTCCGGCCAACCTGCAAGGAAGTCATATCCAGAGGTGATGATTATTGA
- the LOC4346193 gene encoding uncharacterized protein — MASLVPGVLLKLLQHMNSDVKVAGEHRSSLLQVVSIVPALAGSDLFTNQGFYLKVSDSSHATYVSLPEEQHDLILSDTIQLGQFIHVDRLEAATPVPILRGVRPVPGRHACVGSPEDLVVTNSTFLGSKKAQQSINGSKDASTLSLEKEQSKLEKLKPSVKNNGAEIKKPQLTKSNSSLSKQALNSIIDKKEVVSSKTKPTSARSTPSSPTSVYSLPASFERFSNDIKQRTKSKGADKSSPSRLSLLEKAASVLKATTAGRKSSAGNLLSNTMSSIESGPKALRRSWEGNAEAKSKGNSDSKAAKTEKKSENRSTSTPRRKPLVEEKPLHKDDSKIQTPPRKSSASAPSDDSEKIVNKPSSPLRRTSGVSSNTNITNLVKIASNSKKLTDASASWTSLPPSLAKLGKELLKYRDAAQMAAVEAMQEASAAENLLRCLSSYAEVSSTAEEQNPQPAVEQFLALHAAMSRATVVTDSLTKATATSTATSPDRSTPSEAAAVDEESLAVAVERRRRAASWVGAGLATDLSAFSLYNLKPPPAIAASPLAVVLVDESARPAAATKASPPAKSRLFPPKVKGRVGPVAAAVAAAPVPPPEWERGGGAEERGELARRLGEEARGWFLAFVERFLDADVAAAAAPWDRDRAARMLPQLKRVNDWLSEIAKPTEPPPPQSDADGEEAGGGAPAVANGGGNTVPEETIERLRKKIYEYLLTNVDSAASVLGGAGAAANGKRV, encoded by the exons ATGGCTTCGCTGGTACCCGGGGTCCTTCTCAAGCTCCTTCAGCACATGAACAGCGATGTTAAAGTTGCCGGCGAGCACCGTTCGTCCCTTCTTCAGGTGGTCAGCATTGTTCCGGCCCTTGCAGGGAGTGATCTGTTTACCAACCAGGGTTTCTATCTCAAGGTGTCCGATTCCTCGCACGCAACATACGTTTCCTTACCAGAAGAGCAGCATGATCTCATATTGAGCGACACAATTCAGTTGGGACAGTTCAtccatgtagaccgtcttgaGGCAGCCACTCCGGTGCCAATCTTGAGGGGAGTCAGGCCAGTTCCAGGTCGGCATGCTTGTGTTGGCAGTCCAGAAGATCTTGTGGTAACAAACTCCACTTTTCTCGGAAGTAAGAAGGCACAACAATCCATCAACGGGTCAAAGGATGCCAGTACTTTATCACTAGAAAAGGAGCAGAGCAAATTGGAGAAATTAAAACCTTCAGTGAAAAACAATGGGGCAGAAATCAAGAAACCACAGTTAACCAAATCAAACTCTTCTCTCTCGAAACAAGCATTGAATAGCATTATAGACAAGAAGGAAGTAGTCAGCTCAAAGACAAAACCTACCAGTGCTAGGTCGACACCTTCATCTCCGACCAGCGTTTATTCTCTACCGGCATCATTTGAGAGATTCTCGAATGACATAAAGCAGAGAACAAAATCAAAAGGAGCAGATAAGTCATCACCTTCTAGGCTTTCCTTGTTAGAGAAAGCTGCTTCTGTTTTGAAGGCTACTACAGCAGGGAGGAAGTCCTCTGCAGGTAACTTGCTTAGTAACACCATGTCAAGTATTGAATCGGGACCAAAGGCCCTGAGAAGAAGCTGGGAAGGGAATGCAGAAGCAAAGAGCAAAGGAAATTCAGATTCAAAGGCAGCCAAAACTGAGAAGAAGTCTGAGAATAGAAGCACATCG actccaagacgcaaaCCACTAGTAGAAGAGAAGCCATTGCATAAGGATGACAGTAAGATTCAGACTCCTCCAAGGAAGAGCTCAGCAAGTGCCCCTTCAGATGATTCTGAGAAAATAGTGAATAAGCCTTCTTCTCCTTTGAGGAGGACGTCTGGAGTTTCAAGCAACACAAATATTACAAATCTAGTGAAGATTGCTTCAAACAGCAAAAAGTTGACAGATGCTAGCGCTTCATGGACATCACTTCCTCCTTCACTTGCTAAATTAGGGAAG GAGCTTCTGAAGTACAGGGATGCAGCACAAATGGCTGCTGTTGAAGCTATGCAGGAAGCTTCTGCTGCAGAGAACTTGCTTCGATGTTTAAG CTCGTACGCGGAGGTGAGCTCGACGGCGGAGGAGCAGAACCCGCAGCCGGCGGTGGAGCAATTCCTGGCTCTCCATGCAGCCATGTCCCGCGCCACCGTCGTCACCGACTCGCTGACCAAGGCCACGGCGACCTCGACGGCGACTTCACCGGACCGATCAACACCCAGTGAAGCCGCAGCCGTCGACGAGGAGTCCCTTGCCGTCGCGGTGGAGCGCCGGCGCCGGGCAGCGTCCTGGGTGGGCGCCGGGCTCGCCACCGACCTCTCCGCGTTCTCCCTTTACAACCTCAAGCCGCCACCCGCCATTGCTGCCTCCCCGCTGGCCGTCGTGCTCGTCGACGAGTCGgcgagaccggcggcggcgacgaaggcgtcGCCGCCCGCGAAGTCGCGGCTGTTCCCGCCCAAGGTCAAGGGGAGGGTGGGACCCGTCGctgcggcagtggcggcggcgcctgtCCCTCCGCCGGAGTgggagaggggaggcggcgcggaggagaggGGCGAGCTGGCGAGGCGGCtgggggaggaggcgagggggtGGTTCCTGGCGTTCGTCGAGCGGTTCCTcgacgccgacgtggccgccgccgccgcgccgtgggATCGCGACCGCGCCGCCAGGATGCTCCCGCAGCTGAAGCGCGTCAACGACTGGCTCAGCGAGATAGCGAAGCCCacggaaccgccgccgccgcaatccgacgccgacggcgaggaggccggcggcggcgcccccgccGTTGCGAATGGAGGCGGCAACACCGTGCCGGAGGAGACGATAGAGCG